A genome region from Manihot esculenta cultivar AM560-2 chromosome 5, M.esculenta_v8, whole genome shotgun sequence includes the following:
- the LOC110616199 gene encoding uncharacterized protein LOC110616199: MPWRVLLQFLSAQLFNVLSWPSFTLLCPLYASYWAIESDSQAKSQKCLTFWVLFALLAILENALAKLLLWLPYWPYVKGTVTVLLVVPYFGGASYVYKCFVRTHPFKVSEIFCLIWNILFIPVRKNFPFNGLNNFVDEIDKNRTVKGQEEQQKPVIFQGTFKPNYDNVDSDQTPIISKKVQREWSCSLCLVSTTNEKCLNKHLRGKKHKAKKEEVRAEEMASNLTYSPFYMAYRNQRMVLVENLVNLGKLSRLVNPVKSIRWCKWENPKVGCIKLNTDGSLDRENARFGGLLRDYRGDAICGFVSKAPLDDVFLVELSAVWRGLVLASGLGIKAVWVESDSLSVVKTINGEQSHRRKAEKCLKQIWLLLKKFDSYQVSHSWRETNKAADYLSKMALQKSDVVLWPCDFPSGLQNIIKDDAEGRIYCRR; encoded by the exons ATGCCTTGGAGAGTTCTCCTCCAGTTTTTGTCTGCTCAACTCTTCAATGTTCTTTCTTG GCCTTCTTTTACTTTGCTCTGTCCCTT GTATGCTTCATATTGGGCAATAGAGAGTGATTCGCAGGCTAAAAGTCAGAAATGTCTGACTTTCTGGGTTCTTTTTGCTCTTTTGGCTATTTTGGAGAATGCACTTGCAAAGCTTCTCCTATG GCTTCCTTACTGGCCTTATGTGAAGGGGACAGTGACTGTCTTGTTGGTGGTACCTTATTTTGGTGGTGCTTCTTATGTCTACAAGTGTTTTGTGAGAACTCATCCATTTAAAGTTTCAGAGATATTCTGTTTGATATGGAACATCTTGTTCATTCCAGTGAGAAAAAATTTCCCATTCAATGGGCTGAACAACTTTGTCGATGAGATTGATAAAAACAGAACTGTCAAAGGACAAGAAGAACAGCAGAAACCTGTTATTTTCCAG GGAACTTTCAAGCCTAATTATGACAATGTAGACAGTGATCAAACGCCAATTATTTCAAAGAAAGTACAAAGGGAGTGGAGTTGCTCGCTTTGTCTGGTAAGCACTACCAATGAAAAATGCTTAAATAAACACCTGCGAGGTAAGAAGCATAAGGCCAAGAAAGAAGAAGTGAGAGCTGAAGAAATGGCATCCAACTTAACATACAGTCCATTTTATATGGCATATAGAAACCAAAGGATGGTTTTGGTTGAGAACTTGGTCAATCTGGGAAAGTTGAGTAGACTTGTAAATCCTGTCAAATCAATCAGATGGTGTAAATGGGAAAATCCAAAAGTTGgatgtattaaattaaatactgaTGGATCTTTAGATCGAGAAAATGCCCGTTTTGGCGGTTTGCTCCGTGATTACAGAGGTGATGCAATATGTGGTTTTGTGTCTAAAGCTCCTCTGGATGATGTTTTCTTGGTTGAACTTTCTGCTGTATGGAGAGGTCTTGTTCTTGCCTCTGGCCTTGGGATTAAAGCAGTGTGGGTTGAGTCCGACTCTCTGAGTGTCGTAAAGACCATTAACGGGGAGCAATCTCACAGAAGAAAAGCCGAAAAATGCTTGAAGCAAATTTGGCTACTTCTAAAGAAGTTCGACAGCTACCAAGTATCTCATTCATGGAGAGAAACGAATAAAGCTGCTGACTACCTCTCAAAAATGGCTTTGCAGAAAAGTGATGTAGTGTTATGGCCTTGTGATTTTCCCAGTGGTCTTCAAAACATCATCAAGGATGATGCTGAAGGAAGAATATACTGCAGACGATAA
- the LOC110615444 gene encoding protein SABRE, translating to MATSVVKFLFGLSMMSITLWMVFMFTSRLLAWILSRILKASVRFRVGGWKCLKDIVVKFKKGSIESISVGEIRLGIRQSLIKIGVGFISKDPKLHVLICDLKVVMRTSSKGTQKPRTRKARTSSSGQGKLMVIANVARFLSLSITNLSLKTSSFFVLPKSLQTPKAAVEFKELKFDISKDGGHGSQSNIFIKLQILPIAIHIGEPRVSSDESFNSDGGACNIASDTSSSIMEGPFASFNCEEFSFSCEFGHDREIGLIIHNFDINCGEIAMSLNEKLLLKKKTSDTSSQRDKAAIDPPVVKDPQRKQPPLVAIIKYTSMIPQKVSFSLPKLDVKFVHQELDLVFENNITGIQLKSMKSRSVEDREESTRLDVQMDFSEIHILKEGGTSVLEILRFVIISFIYIPSEPTSPLRTEVDVKIGGTRCNINISRIKPLLQLHSSKKKKLVLREEGPPPAKPQSTGSKVIITWTCTVSAPEVTIALYSISGSPLYHLRWQSSHVFANNVSSKGITLHLELGLLNFLMADECQERLKESSVVESNSGAIVHIAKLSLDWGKKDVESSEEDKARCKLVLSVEVNGMGVHVNFKRIQSFVVTAISYQSFLKSLSGSTKKTTQNRAVRSSKPSGKGIQMLKFNLERCSINLCGETSLDDAVVADPKRVNYGSQGGRFVISAAEDGTPRTATVLATVPDDCRKINYSVSLDIIHFTLCVNKENQSTEVELERARSIYQEHLEEDRPDARVTLLDLQNAKFVRRSGGLKGVSICSLFSATEISVGWEPDAHLSLIQLVLKLKLLVHNQKLQERGTESMEGASSMRDTELKKPAAPESGNSDRSKKKESIFAVDIEMIKISAAAGDGVDVKVQVHSIFSENARIGVLLEGVMLSFNGARLLKSGRMQISRRPSPSTSVSDAKSPAAITWDWVIQGLNVHVSMPFRLELRAIDDSVEDMIRALKLVTAAQTQLIFPIKKESSKPKKPSSAKFGRVRVCISKLIVDIEEEPLQGWLDEHYQLMKNEADEMAVRLKFLDEFISKVNNSPKNAETNDSTTERKVNYNGVQIDVQDPSAIQKLQEEMYKQSFKTYYQACQKIVTSEGSGAYREGFQSGFKLSTSRTSVLTISATELDVTLTKIDGGEDGMIDVVKKLDPVARELEIPFSRLYGCNILLRTGTLAAQIRDYTFPLFAASAGKCEGRVVLAQQATFFQPQVYQDVFVGRWRKVQLLRSATGTTPPTKSYLDLPLSFQKGEVSFGVGYEPSFADISYAFTVALRRANLSVRNPGPLVQVPKKERSLPWWDDMRNYVHGNVTLNFSETRFHILGTPDPYEKLDNLQITSDSMEIQQSDGRIYMSAKNFKLFPCSLTSLANNRGMKIPSGVDGCFLEAPVFIIEVIMDWGCDSRTPLNHYLFGLPNEGKTREKVFDPFRSTSLSLRFNLSLKPSCENQSSSSSTGGSIVVDGTAFPTTFNVGSHDLGWLSKFGKLNVLPPYKLRLFSRFPRFGCPRIPRSGNLSMDRVMTEVCLRLDATPLRIKHMPLEDEDPAKGLAFNFAKLKCEICFSRGKQEFTFECQRESLDLVYMGVDLHMPKVIIDKEDCISVAKIVQMSRKNSQPEKLPSEKRDNIEKHKDDGFFLSCDYFIIRKQAPKADPESLLAWQDAGKKNTEKTLVRTGTENENESTDDHASDDEGYNVAVADNCQRVFVYGLKILWNIENKNAIFSWVGGLTKGLAPPKPSPSRQYTQRKLLEESQSHAETEVNQDDASKPPSTSQDADSPSKNEESSGSNPPSSDSAKPENSSSAVVFPARNESADDPDEEGTRHFMVNVIQPQFNLHSEEANGRFLLAAISGRVLARSFHSILQVGHQAIEKALSSGDVQIPETLPEMAWKRMEFSVMLEQVQAHVAPTDVDPGAGLQWLPKIKKNSPKVIRTGALLERVFAPCDMYLRYTRHKGGTPELKVKPLKELTFNCDNITATMTSRQFQVMLDVLTNLLFARSPKPKKSNLAFLAEDEEDIEEEADEVVPDGVEEVELARIELEVKERDQKLLLYDIRRLSLNGDTSGEINSKIEGKLWMITGGKSDLVQGLKGELVNAKKSKKAASASLRTTLQKAAQIRLMEKEKEKSKGSSCAMRISLQVSKVVWSMLLDGKSFAEAEINDLIFDFDRDYKDVGVALFTTKFVVVRNCLPNAKSDTILSAWNPPPEWGKKVMLRVDAKQGAPKNGNSNIELFQVEVYPLKIYLAETMYRMMWVYFFPEEQQDSQRRQEVWKVSTTASARRAKKGSAIGDASHGQSKDTDVASKIMAGFGTKLRRTSSFDRTWEESLAESVATELVMQAHSSGISSSKVDPASLIDQADDSSKNKPNTKLVKYGCPSLDEKKLGKPIDDKNARPKKVIEFHNIKISQVELQITYESSRFNLHELKLLMDTFHRVEFTGTWRRLFSRVKKHVVWGTLKSVTGMQGKKFKDKSHTQKEANVPSVPEIELNLNDNDGQAEQYPDWLKRPSDGAGDGFVTSIRGLFTTQRRKAKAFVLRTMRGEAENDFGGDWSESDADFSPFARQLTVTKTKKLIRRHTKKFSRGQNGSPKLEGESHPFSPREGTPFEPYDSDSSSESEPYEALQEQLELQALKGEL from the exons ATGGCAACCTCAGTAGTGAAATTTCTCTTTGGATTGTCGATGATGTCCATCACATTATGGATGGTCTTCAT GTTTACTTCTAGATTGTTGGCTTGGATTTTAAGTCGAATTCTTAAAGCATCAGTTAGATTTCGTGTTGGTGGATGGAAATGTTTAAAGGATATTGTAGTCAAGTTCAAAAAG GGTTCTATTGAATCTATATCAGTTGGTGAAATTAGACTTGGAATACGTCAGTCCTTGATCAAAATTGGGGTTGGTTTCATTTCCAAAGATCCAAAATTACATGTGTTAATATGTGACTTGAAAGTTGTAATGAGGACTTCTAGCAAAGGCACCCAGAAACCTAGAACTCGAAAAGCTCGAACTAGCTCTTCAGGCCAAGGAAAGTTGATGGTCATAGCTAATGTAGCAAGATTTTTGTCACTTTCCATCACAAATTTGTCTTTAAAG ACCAGCTCTTTCTTTGTTCTTCCAAAATCATTACAGACACCCAAAGCTGCAGTTGAATTTAAGGAATTGAAATTCGACATAAGCAAAGATGGTGGACATGGATCccaatcaaatatttttattaagctACAAATATTACCTATTGCTATCCACATAGGTGAACCACGTGTCAGTTCTGATGAATCATTCAACTCTGATGGTGGGGCATGCAATATTGCAAGTGACACATCATCTAGTATAATGGAAGGGCCTTTTGCTTCCTTCAACTGTGAAGAGTTTTCTTTCTCTTGTGAATTTGGTCATGATAG GGAAATTGGTCTAATTATCCATAATTTTGATATTAACTGTGGTGAGATTGCTATGAGTCTTAATGAGAAGCTACTTTTAAAAAAGAAGACTTCAGATACTTCTTCTCAAAGAGATAAAGCAGCAATCGATCCTCCTGTTGTTAAAGATCCACAGAGAAAACAACCACCTCTTGTTGCAATTATCAAGTATACTTCCATGATTCCTCAAAAG GTTAGCTTCAGTTTACCAAAATTAGATGTAAAATTTGTCCATCAAGAACTTGATCTTGTCTTCGAGAATAACATCACAGGCATTCAATTAAAGAGCATGAAATCACGAAGCGTCGAAGATAGAGAAGAGAGCACTCGCCTTGATGTTCAAATGGATTTCAGTGAGATACAT ATTCTCAAAGAAGGTGGAACTTCAGTTTTGGAGATTCTAAGATTTGTTATCATCTCTTTTATTTACATTCCTTCAGAG CCAACTTCACCGCTTAGAACTGAAGTAGATGTTAAGATAGGAGGTACTCGATGCAACATTAATATTAGTAGAATAAAGCCATTGTTGCAACTCCATTCctcgaaaaagaaaaaactagtACTTCGAGAGGAGGGTCCTCCTCCTGCAAAGCCACAATCAACTGGATCCAAAGTCATCATCACATGGACATGCACTGTGTCAGCTCCGGAGGTAACAATTGCTCTGTACAGTATCAGTGGATCACCTCTATATCAT TTACGCTGGCAATCATCACATGTTTTCGCAAATAATGTATCAAGCAAgggcattacattacatttggAACTTGGTTTACTAAACTTCCTCATGGCAGATGAATGTCAAGAACGATTGAAAGAAAGCTCAGTTGTTGAATCAAATTCAGGTGCAATAGTTCATATAGCGAAGCTTAGTTTAGATTGGGGCAAAAAGGACGTAGAATCATCTGAAGAGGATAAAGCTAGATGTAAATTAGTTCTCTCTGTTGAAGTGAATGGCATGGGCGTTCATGTCAACTTCAAACGCATACAGTCATTTGTAGTAACTGCTATTTCCTATCAATCTTTCCTGAAAAGTTTATCTGGTTCTACTAAAAAAACAACGCAGAACCGAGCTGTGCGATCATCTAAACCATCAGGGAAAGGGATTCAAATGTTGAAATTTAATTTGGAACGGTGTTCTATAAATCTTTGTGGTGAAACAAGTTTGGACGATGCAGTTGTTGCTGATCCAAAGCGTGTGAATTATGGATCACAGGGTGGTCGATTTGTAATTAGTGCCGCAGAGGATGGCACCCCACGTACTGCAACTGTGCTAGCTACAGTTCCTGATGATTGCAGGAAGATAAATTATTCTGTTTCTCTTGATATTATCCATTTCACTTTGTGTGTGAACAAGGAGAATCAATCTACAGAGGTTGAACTTGAAAGAGCAAGGTCTATTTATCAGGAACATTTGGAGGAAGATAGACCTGATGCAAGAGTAACATTGCTTGATCTGCAGAATGCAAAATTTGTACGACGTTCTGGCGGTCTTAAAGGGGTTTCTATTTGCTCTCTATTCAGTGCTACTGAAATTTCAGTTGGGTGGGAGCCTGATGCACATTTATCGTTGATTCAACTTGTTCTCAAGCTGAAATTACTGGTACACAACCAAAAGCTTCAGGAACGAGGCACTGAAAGTATGGAAGGAGCTTCTAGCATGAGAGATACTGAGCTGAAGAAACCTGCTGCTCCGGAATCAGGAAATTCTGATAGGTCTAAGAAAAAGGAAAGCATTTTCGCCGTTGATATTGAAATGATAAAGATATCAGCTGCAGCTGGAGATGGGGTTGATGTAAAGGTGCAGGTTCATTCAATTTTTTCAGAGAATGCCCGTATAGGAGTACTTCTTGAAGGAGTTATGCTCAGTTTTAATGGCGCCAGATTGTTGAAAAGTGGCAGAATGCAAATTTCTCGCAGACCTAGTCCTTCTACAAGTGTATCTGATGCAAAATCGCCCGCAGCTATCACATGGGACTGGGTGATTCAAGGTCTTAATGTTCATGTTAGCATGCCATTCAGGCTGGAATTGCGTGCCATTGATGATTCAGTTGAAGATATGATCCGCGCCTTGAAGCTTGTAActgctgctcaaactcaacttATTTTTCCCATAAAGAAAGAAAGCTCAAAGCCTAAAAAGCCGAGTTCAGCAAAATTTGGACGTGTAAGAGTATGTATAAGCAAGCTAATTGTTGATATCGAGGAAGAACCATTGCAGGGTTGGCTTGATGAGCATTACCAGTTGATGAAGAATGAGGCTGATGAGATGGCTGTCAGGCTAAAGTTTCTCGATGAATTTATTTCCAAAGTTAACAATTCTCCTAAAAATGCTGAAACAAATGATTCCACCACTGAAAGAAAGGTTAATTATAATGGGGTTCAGATTGATGTACAAGATCCTTCGGCTATTCAGAAATTGCAAGAAGAAATGTACAAacaatcatttaaaacatactaccAGGCGTGCCAGAAGATAGTAACTTCTGAAGGCTCAGGTGCCTATAGGGAGGGGTTTCAGTCTGGTTTTAAGCTCAGCACTTCAAGAACTTCTGTTCTTACCATTTCTGCTACTGAGTTGGATGTAACCTTGACAAAGATCGATGGTGGAGAAGATGGGATGATAGATGTTGTAAAAAAGCTTGATCCTGTTGCTCGTGAACTGGAGATACCATTTTCTCGGCTCTATGGCTGTAATATTTTATTGCGTACTGGCACTCTTGCTGCTCAGATAAGAGATTACACATTTCCTCTTTTTGCTGCTAGCGCTGGTAAATGTGAAGGCCGTGTTGTTTTGGCACAGCAG GCAACCTTCTTTCAGCCCCAAGTTTACCAAGATGTCTTCGTTGGGAGATGGAGAAAGGTGCAGTTGCTCCGATCAGCAACTGGCACAACTCCTCCAACGAAATCGTATCTCGATTTGCCTTTATCTTTTCAGAAAGGTGAAGTGTCATTTGGAGTTGGCTATGAACCATCTTTTGCCGACATAAGCTACGCTTTTACAGTTGCTCTCCGAAGGGCTAATCTGAGCGTCAGAAATCCTGGTCCACTAGTTCAAGTGCCAAAGAAAGAGCGTAGTTTACCATGGTGGGATGATATGAGAAATTACGTTCATGGAAATGTCACCTTAAACTTTTCTGAAACTAGATTTCATATTCTTGGAACACCTGATCCTTATGAAAAGCTTGACAATCTTCAAATTACGTCTGATTCTATGGAGATCCAGCAATCAGATGGCCGTATATATATGTCTGCAAAGAACTTCAAACTTTTCCCATGCAGTTTGACGAGTTTGGCAAATAACCGTGGCATGAAAATTCCCAGTGGTGTAGATGGTTGTTTCCTTGAAGCTCCAGTCTTTATTATTGAAGTTATAATGGACTGGGGTTGTGATTCTCGTACTCCACTGAATCATTATCTATTCGGACTCCCAAATGAAGGGAAAACTCGTGAAAAAGTTTTTGATCCCTTTAGATCAACATCTCTCTCGCTCCGGTTTAATTTATCTCTAAAACCATCATGTGAGAAtcaatcatcttcttcttccacaGGTGGTAGCATTGTTGTTGATGGGACTGCTTTTCCAACAACATTTAATGTGGGTTCTCATGATTTGGGATGGTTAAGTAAGTTTGGCAAATTGAATGTTCTTCCTCCTTACAAATTACGTTTGTTCTCCCGTTTTCCCCGTTTTGGATGTCCCAGAATACCCAGATCAGGTAATTTATCAATGGACCGAGTGATGACAGAAGTTTGCCTTCGTTTAGATGCTACCCCTCTTCGTATAAAACATATGCCGTTAGAAGATGAAGATCCAGCAAAAGGACTTGCTTTTAATTTCGCCAAGTTGAAATGTGAAATCTGTTTCAGTCGGGGTAAGCAGGAGTTCACTTTTGAATGCCAGAGAGAAAGTCTTGATCTTGTTTACATGGGTGTGGACCTTCACATGCCTAAGGTCATCATAGATAAAGAAGACTGTATCAGTGTTGCAAAAATAGTTCAAATGTCAAGGAAGAATTCCCAGCCTGAGAAACTTCCCAGTGAAAAACGAGATAATATTGAGAAGCACAAAGATGATGGATTCTTTTTATCATGTGATTATTTTATAATCAGAAAGCAGGCACCCAAAGCTGATCCTGAAAGTTTATTGGCATGGCAAGATGCTGGGAAAAAAAATACTGAGAAGACACTTGTGAGGACTGGGACTGAAAATGAAAATGAGAGTACTGATGATCATGCAAGCGATGATGAGGGATACAATGTGGCAGTTGCTGACAATTGTCAGCGAGTTTTTGTTTATGGTCTCAAGATTTTATGGAATATTGAGAATAAGAATGCTATTTTCTCCTGGGTTGGTGGATTAACCAAAGGATTAGCGCCTCCCAAGCCTTCTCCTTCTCGACAGTATACACAGAGGAAATTGCTTGAGGAGTCCCAGTCACATGCAGAAACTGAAGTGAATCAAGACGATGCATCTAAACCACCTTCTACTAGTCAAGATGCTGATTCTCCTTCTAAAAATGAAGAGAGTTCAGGATCTAACCCACCTTCATCAGATTCAGCTAAACCAGAGAATTCATCTTCAGCTGTCG TTTTTCCAGCAAGAAATGAAAGCGCAGATGATCCTGACGAGGAAGGGACTCGCCATTTCATGGTGAATGTTATTCAGCCACAATTCAATCTCCATTCAGAAGAAGCCAAC GGTAGATTCTTGCTTGCTGCTATCAGTGGTCGAGTTCTGGCTCGATCATTTCATTCTATCCTTCAAGTTGGACATCAGGCGATTGAAAAGGCACTAAGCAGTGGAGATGTACAGATTCCTGAAACATTACCTGAAATGGCATGGAAGCGCATGGAGTTCTCAGTGATGTTGGAGCAAGTGCAAGCTCATGTTGCACCAACTGATGTTGATCCTGGTGCTGGACTTCAATGGCTtccaaaaattaagaaaaactcACCTAAAGTAATTCGCACTGGCGCTCTACTTGAAAGAGTGTTTGCTCCTTGTGATATGTACTTGCGATATACAAGACACAAAGGCGGGACTCCAGAGCTGAAG GTGAAGCCTCTAAAGGAGCTCACTTTCAATTGTGATAACATAACGGCAACAATGACATCTCGCCAGTTTCAGGTTATGCTGGATGTGTTGACGAATCTCCTCTTTGCACGGTCTCCTAA GCCTAAGAAGAGTAATCTCGCATTTCTGGCTGAAGACGAAGAAGATATCGAAGAAGAGGCAGATGAGGTGGTGCCTGATGGGGTGGAAGAGGTTGAACTTGCTAGAATCGAGCTTGAAGTAAAAGAACGGGATCAAAAATTACTGCTTTATGATATCAGGAGATTGTCCCTTAATGGCGATACTTCTGgggaaataaattcaaaaatagAAGGAAAATTGTGGATGATCACTGGTGGAAAATCTGATCTG GTCCAAGGGTTGAAGGGAGAGCTTGTAAAtgcaaaaaaatctaaaaaggcAGCATCTGCATCTTTAAGGACGACTTTGCAGAAAGCTGCCCAAATACGTTTGATGgaaaaggagaaggagaagagcaAAGGTTCATCCTGTGCAATGCGTATATCTTTGCAAGTCAGCAAAGTTGTTTGGAGCATGCTTTTAGATGGTAAATCTTTTGCAGAGGCTGAGATAAATGACTTA atctttgattttgatcgTGACTACAAGGATGTTGGAGTTGCTTTGTTTACAACAAAATTTGTTGTCGTTAGAAACTGTTTGCCTAATGCCAAGTCTGATACGATTCTCTCAGCATGGAATCCTCCACCAGAATGGGGAAA AAAAGTCATGCTTCGGGTAGATGCAAAGCAAGGAGCTCCAAAGAATGGAAATTCCAATATTGAACTTTTCCAG GTAGAGGTTTATCCCCTTAAGATTTATTTGGCAGAGACAATGTACAGGATGATGTGGGTGTATTTCTTCCCAGAAGAACAACAAGATTCACAAAGGCGACAG GAAGTTTGGAAAGTTTCAACAACTGCTAGTGCCAGACGTGCGAAGAAAGGTTCAGCAATTGGTGATGCTTCACATGGCCAATCAAAAGATACTGATGTTGCATCCAAAATCATGGCTGGTTTCGGCACAAAGTTGAGAAGAACATCGTCTTTTGACAGAACATGGGAGGAGTCACTTGCAGAATCTGTTGCTACTGAACTTGTCATGCAAGCTCATTCATCTGGTATTTCATCTTCAAAAGTCGACCCAGCAAGTTTAATTGATCAAGCAGATGATTCCTCCAAAAATAAACCAAATACCAAGCTTGTAAAATATGGTTGTCCATCTCTGGATGAAAAGAAGCTTGGAAAGCCAATTGATGATAAAAATGCTCGGCCTAAAAAAGTCATCGAGTTTCATAATATTAAGATAAGCCAA GTTGAACTACAAATTACTTACGAAAGCTCAAGATTCAATCTGCATGAGCTTAAGTTGTTAATGGATACATTCCACCGCGTTGAGTTTACTGGGACTTGGAGGAGGCTCTTCTCACGAGTAAAGAAGCATGTCGTTTGGGGGACCTTGAAGTCTGTGACAGGAATGCAG GGTAAGAAATTCAAAGATAAATCACATACTCAAAAGGAAGCCAACGTACCTAGTGTCCCCGAGATTGAGCTAAATCTTAATGACAATGATGGTCAAGCTGAACAGTATCCAGACTGGCTTAAGCGTCCAAGTGATGGAGCAGGTGATGGATTTGTAACTTCCATAAGAGGTCTTTTCACTACTCAACGTCGTAAAGCCAAGGCATTTGTGCTAAGAACTATGAGGGGTGAAGCAGAAAATGATTTTGGAGGTGACTGGAGTGAAAGTGATGCAGATTTCTCTCCATTTGCTAGGCAACTAACAGTAACAAAAACTAAGAAGCTTATCAGACGCCACACAAAGAAATTCTCAAGAGGACAGAACG GTTCACCCAAGCTAGAAGGGGAATCACATCCATTCTCTCCAAGGGAAGGTACTCCATTTGAACCATATGATAGTGATTCTTCTAGTGAATCTGAGCCATATGAGGCACTTCAGGAGCAACTCGAACTCCAAGCGCTTAAAGGAGAATTATGA